AATAGAGGCACTACTTGGAACATTTACGGTAATGTGCATAAAATGTCTGTAATACAtaactgatgtgtttttttaaatgaagtctACACATGGATTGTTTTGTCACTGTGAAGGACTGTGTCAAACAAGCAGAAAGCGTACCTTAATGTTGACAGTGCAGTAGCCATATCCCCTCTCCAGAATCATGATCCAAACCATGCGGTCTTGGAATCGCCCAAGAAAGTGAGAACCAGGAGCTAAAGAACCTACAAGAGGGGAAATACAATCATCAATATGTGAAGAAAAGAAACGAAAGGAACCTAAACCGTACTAGGAGAGCACTACTCATGGTGCTTGCCCCCCTACAGAGATCTAAATATAACATCTCTCCTGCTTGCCCTTGGATTCATGTCAAGGTTGTGGGTGTTCCTCTTAGGACAGAAAAAAGGCTTTTGTTTTAAGTTGACTAGTGGATGCTTGGCTCAGGGATAATGTCATGTCCCGTGGCGACATCTCAGAATGCCATGATGGGAAGTGACACGAGGATGAGACCCCTTTACTGCCTTACTTGCTACACGGCCTCTAGTGATATAGCAAAGAGAGGGAACACTTCAGACTGGCGTCACTGGACTGTAATCATCAACCTCACAAGCACTTGTATTGAATTATACATTATATGACGACATGGCCTGCTGTGACATcactagttttttttaataaatgattcTCCTTTTTCTTCTGCACCCTCATGACTGAGGACTGACaacaatgataaataaatacagtgatAAATATACTTACCATCACAATAAATTCTAATTCTAAGACcaattcaaatttaaaaaatagtgCACTCACTCAGCAAATTTTTctaacaaatgaaaataaatggcaTAACTGACCAAGAGACCCTCTTGCAAAGGCCGTCCTCAGGGCAGAAGCCAGACTTCCACTCATTTGCTGGTAGAATATCGAGTCTGCGCAAGGGCACGCGGTACCTACGGGTCCCGGCCAACTGCGCTGAGGCCTGGGGAACCCGACCAGAAAGATGGGCAGGGTGAAGAGAGGCAGCAGGGGTGCAGAGAGCAGGGCGGACAGGGTCACGACGGCCAACAGCAGCGGGCAGAGGGAGGCGTTCAGAGCCAGAAGAGTTCCTGCTGACTGCCGGCGCTGCTTCTTCTCGGTCCAAGATGTCACCAACACAGTGAGGGTGAACTTTAACTTGGACAGGAACTGGGTCAGTCTATCCATCAGTAGGCCGATCTATGGAGGAAATACGTAATATACATAAGTATAAATCCAACTTTGGGCCTGCAAATTAATATATAGAAGTCAAATGACTGCAGTTCTGTCTACATACCCGCAGTAAACATTAACCAAATAAGGGCATACCGTACTTTGTTAAACAACTTAtcttaaagaaaaactgcactCAATCTACAATCCATGTGAGACATTAATACATgtgctaaagcaggggtctcaaacacgcggcccgcaggacactagtttgaggcccccgccttgatatgaatgtttaatgttagtgcggcccgcgcaagtttgatatggatgctgtatggtatcatgtacccagaaaaaaattattacgtttgattaatgttcatgttaaaggttaaataactgttaatagttatcctccctatccgtgtggaagtggtaagtttttggctatttaagtttaaaaggaaataacttgaaggctaccgtttaggtcgctagctctctatagtttgcgagttagcatgtgtctcaagaccctgcagttgcgcaatatgttgtaaataaaaagagtataaatgtgactcaTCATACTGgcaccatgtgatgatcttattatcacatactatttaatcatgagcttattatcgcGTACTATTTAATccaaagaccattttgtttccagaaaattttctgttctctgattggttgtttcacgggcacgataccggagcagcgcgctctgagtggacagctacgggggcttgACTGCATTAGGTAGGGCCACACTGATacatattaatggtaatggtaatggttttattccatttgaacatgcatcagattaccattgaatgcatcacataatcagttcacagttccacatgtccaaaaggagtaggaagaagcaaagcttattaaatcctacccctccatctggtacttttacaatcagtaactgttacatttgttcccttcctgctttccaaaatagtttcagtttggtttttttttaattttaaaaataatgcacctcgtaccgaagtacaaggtgatatgaccatccaatgacataatgggtaccatagtaagtgtcaatatagtgatatatatatatatatatatatatatatatatatatatatatatatatatatatatatatatagcacatcatgactggttcaagactcttcatccttgtatttagcaaacatcaactgcttgtattgtttcttgaattggctcatcgttgtgcattgtttaagggtcttactcaatccattccatagtttgattccacatactgaaatgctatggctttttaacgtagtcctagcatagaagtgtttcaaatggagttcttccctgagatcatatttctcctctcttgtcgagaagtattggatgacatttttaggtaattggttatttttagccttatgcattattctagctgtttgaagatgaactatatcagcaagttgaagtatttgtgattttagaaataaggagttagtatgttttctgtaggcggcactatgaattatccttactgacctttcttgcagtacatttagcctgCTTTAGagtgtttttatagttattaccccatatttgaAATGGGGAAAAGTATCTCTCTAAACATGTCTGAAACATTTTTATAGACGGAAAAGATGGAAACATCTCACCAGGAGAAGCTGAACTCCTGTGCCCAGTTTGTCCCACCCAGGCAGTGTGTTGTTTCCAGCTATGAGACGCACAATGATGATGACGACCATTTGTAGTAAAGCATCTTCCGAGCTCTGCCATGCCTGCACAGAAAACAAAGAGCAAACACTATAATGACCGGACAAGTACTTAAGAAATAACAAtggcaaatatttattttcccttTGAATGTCCCATCTTCCGAACAACCAATTATAAATCTGCAAAAAGTCGATACAAAtaaatcttgtttttgtttcatacaACCAACAAGCTTTTGTGTGCCTACCACTCTGAAGGCTCGTGTGAACCCCACGCAGAGAGGAACCCCGTTGAGCTGCTGCAAAGATTTATCCATAGACAGGAAAGCAATCAATGCAAATGGAGACACTGTGAACACACAACAATAACgggtcacacacacaaaatgatgtTGTTACCACTTTTGGATGTACTCTGGAAAACAACAGACTTCTCACCAAGATAAAGAAGGACTCTTCTGATGGCTGCAGCAAGAAATAATCCTCTGTTCCTCTGCTTCAAAGTCTGCACACTGGACATGCCTTTCGGGTACAGTGGATTGAGGAATAACCCGCCAAATATGTAGGCCCCCTGGATCTCTCTGAGAACCCAGCAGAGGGAGAAAAGAAGCAGGAGGAGGTAGCTGACGGGAGCCTGGGGTCCCTTCAGCAAACTCTGGGACTGAGCTGAAGCGTGGAAGTGATGCAACAGACCCGCTTCAGCCAGGGCCGCGAGTAGCAGGCTCAGATATAACAACACCTCCGTGCAGCCGAGGTTCCAACCAAAGGTGTTGGaaagaggaggcggcggcggtgaCCCCCGTCTGCGCAATCCAAAGTCCTTGCACTCGGTCCTGGAACCGTGGCAGAGTGTGCCGACCTGGCTGAGGTCCAAGCTCAGCAGGAATCCCGTTGCAGTGGAGAAGAGGACGACTCCCAGTGTTGATGGGATGAAGCAATTGCACACGGTGACACCAGCGGACACGACAAACATCAACAGCAGCCTGTGAGGAAGGCATGTACACACCAAGAGTCAGACAGGCAAAAGCTCCAGTTGGGATGACTAAAATATGACACATGGGAGATAGTAGTACTGAGATAGTAGTACTCAGACCTTCTGTCTGAGTCAGTCAATAAATgggacctattttgctcatttttccaccctttgtattgagctgtggtctcctatagagcagctacacacaataacccgcacagaaaactttgtagacggtctgtttttatttattccacccacagccccccccccactcgtctgtgattggtcacacgcccaaagtgctttaaactttaaattatttgtgcaatttactgtttacgctgtacattgttgtatttattattataggggggcacggtggtctagtggttagcgcgcagacctcacaagctaggggaccagggttcaattccaccctcggccatctctgtgtggagtttgcatgttctccccgtgcatacgtgggttttctccgggtactccggtttcctcccacattccaaaaacatgctaggttaattagcgactccaaattgtccataggtatgaatgtgagtgtgaatggttgtttgtctatatgtgccctgtgattggctggcaaccagtccagggtgtaccccgcctctcgccccaaagacagctggtataggctccagcaaccctcgtgacccttgtgaggaaaagcggtagaacatgaatgaatgaatgaataataatgtaggctgcacggtgggcgagtggttagcgctggATAggtccggttactccggtttcctcccacattccaaaaatatgctaggttaatttagcgactccaaattgtccataggtatgaatgtgagtgtgaatggttgtttgtctatatgtgccctgtgattggctggccaccagtataccgcctctcgcccgaagacagctgggataggctccagcacccccgcgaccctcgtgaggaaaaagaggtagaaaatgaatgaatgaattatacgggagccaggcaacgacattttgttggcaatttcactgctgtgttattgcgcaataacaataaaggaagtctatctatctatctatccatctatccatctagacctatagatctagacctatatatctatctatctatctaagaaccatataagaaagtccaccgctttgtgacatcacaaaggggcagttttaccacgccttctgaaaccgagcgttttgatccatcccaaacttctttcagggctcacttccaaatacgcaaacctcattattttaaacttttgcatcatttaacacaagaatactacattctaactacatttataagtcagaaaaatgttaaaaagcacaacaggtccccttttaatAGTGCCGAGTTACTCAATTTGACTTGACTAAGTATCATCTTAATAGACCTGAGGTTGCTGGACATGGGAGAGCCTCCTAATCCGAACACCAGCACCTGCTCCATGCCCCACAGGAACAAGGCGTCCAGAGGAGGTAGTATTCCTAGCGCCCACAGCAGAGGTAAGAAAAGGAAAATCACGTGAAGAATTTGACTGGCAAGCTGGAGCTCAGGAACTGGACCCGAGaacctaaaaaaacaaaaagtacaacaaaatgtcaccattggATTTGAGCTGTGATTTGAACGCCGGTGTTTACTGTGTTATTTACCTGTCTGTCAAGTCCACAACAATGAAGATGAAAATGTAGAGGGGTCGGGTGAGTGGGGTAATCTCATAAGTGTCCTGTGCCTGGAAAGTAGCAGTCTCTGTGGCTGTATTTACGACAAGAGAATACTCTGCTATACACAGAGTCACCCAACTGAGAACAAAAACTACCAAGGACACACCTATGCTACCATAGAGAGCGGTCAGCCTCCCGAGGAGCACGTACCATGTCCCAAAACCACAGAGAACCCCTGCCAGTACCGTATGCAACACCACATTCAGCCCAAATCTCTTCCCGGGAGCAATGAAACGGACCGTCTCCGTGCTGACGCAGTGAGTGAATTCCACTTCCTCTTCGTCAACTAAAATATTGGGCGCACCGAGCCTTTCCACTGTGCCGCTGCGCCGTCCGGCATACAAAGCCACAGCTTGGACGCCTGCCGCCGCACCGAACATCAGCACACCGGACAGCAGCGCGGCGTGCAGCGCTTGAAGAAGTTGCAATTGGCAGAGGAGCGTACCCACGCCGCCGAAGAGCCATGGCGTCAAGAAGAGGACGGCTTGATTGACGTAAACGTACGGCGGAGCGCAGTAGCCCAACTTGAAGCGTGGACCCCCCAACACCGTTTGGGGGAAGCGCTTCCAGAAGAACTCCTGCTTGTATTCATTGAGAAGGGGCACATCTGGCCCCATTCTGACCATTCCCAAAAGGGTGGCAGGTCATCTCCACACAGCTGAAGTGAAGGTTCCAGTCAGCATCTTCATGTCCAAGGTGTGAGGAACCACACTTTTTCCACTATGGACAGATTGAGATACATTAGTCACTATTATATCACACATGTGTCTGTGTTTATGTGAGAAAATGTCACTATTACTGGACACAGTGACTGAAAATCATAAATTCAACACGTCTActaagattaattaatttatgtgaGTTAATTTTACATCTAGATATCATTTAAAAGACAAAGGAAGTGGCTGTCACTAATCTGGATAGCAACAGCGGAGTTGCCAAGAAAACACAAGCAGAGGTGGACTAAAATATGAAGTAACATTACCTTTTGAAGTTACTAATCTTGGTATTTACCCCTCGTATATGGTCCCCtctcataaaaaacaaacaaaatcaaagctaactgtttgtgttttctccggTCTTTATAGTGTCACTTTTGCTAGCTATATTGTTAGCAAGAGCAGCCAGCATCAACGAAAGCCAGACCGTTAGCTTGTTGTCACTGACGTAAAACTGCGGTAATTCGGCGAGTTAATACTATCGCTAGCTTGGGTGTAATCTTACCGGTTTACGTGAAATCATCCACAGTAGCGACACTCTGTGTGGGGTGTGACAGAATAGATAACAATGTCGATAAAATAGCGTTTAGCTGCTAGCCGAATGCTATGGAACCAAGCAACATAGACATGATGCACACACTCATTGTAGCCAATGAGAGTGAAGGCGAGGGTAGGGCGCGCtgtctgattggacaaaaagatacctaaactccgcCTTTTAAACGGCCACTCCCCCcaatttttttacagtaacaGTACTGGAGTATAATTTTAGTTTCATGCtttgtatgtaaaatatgcacgCAAATTCGCTATTCAAAACTACTCAGCCCTCACTGCAAAGTTAATAAACTTAAATTAATTTTGTGATGAACcaagcagacaaacacaaattGAACAGCTCATTTTAATTCAAATTGGCCATTTAATGAAagattgtacatttttaaaatgaatgcaaTTGTCACGCTGGGGGCTTAATAATTTCATAGGTTAAAAATAATTTCCTAAATTCAAGTTTACTATCAGGATATATGTTCTAATAAGAAATTAATTTATATGCAAAATGAATTGCATGCAACAatgaaaatgccaaactttttgtatttaaaatgagTGATCCTTATCCTAAATAAATTATCAACAAGGCATTCTTAAATATGTAAAAGAGCAtctcaaaatattgaaaatccCGACTGTAATATGATTACTTCAACCCTAAAAGTGACACAATTAGCAAAATTGTTATATTATCAACtcttgtttttgtgtcctttacaaacaaagacaaatgtttgcataatatttcaatttaatgAAAGTGCTTTTACAGAGAACAGTGGTCGGCAACCTGCGGCTCTGTAGCCGCATGTATCTGGCCAGCCTCCTTGTTTTACGTCTATTTTTATTACAAGTAAAAACTCCATAAGCTGTGTCATATTTTGCGTCTCCAGGCCATTTTTCTTTACTGAAAGAGGAAGCAAAATGTCTCTTTTCATactaaaggttgccgacccctgacctagaaAGAAGTCCAAAAATTGCAGGATCATGAAATGAGCTACCGAATGGCTGCAATATCAACACAAAGACAGACAATAATCTGGAGGAAAGAAGATTAAAGTGTTATTCTTTGTCCGCTGTGCTTGAAGGGGTAAGGGTGTGCACTGTGGACCGCTTTTTATTCTCGTCTTcagggggggagaaaaaaaaatcaatttgtaGGACAAAATAAACcataacaaccaaaaaaaaccctgccAGTCACGACAACATTTATTCTACCCTATAATCCCCCCGACTGTAGAGGGCCATTCGTTGGAAATTATTGCTCCTATTTCTGCTAGAGCTGCTTCAATTAAGATTCATGAACCGTTAGGTGCAAAAacattgattgtttttttttttataaaatattagattTTAGTCACACATTGATGCATGATATatagatgtgattttttttttttactggagaCTGTGCTTTATTAAGATTAATAAAGGAAATATTGTGCACTTATAAAGGCTTAttgcaataaatacaatacatgaTAATGTTACATAattggaaacattcattcattcattttctaccgcttttcctcacgagggtcgcgggggtgatggagcctatcccagctgtcttcgggcgagaggcggggtacaccctggactggtcgccagtcaatcacagggcacatatagacaaacaaccattcacactcacattcatacctatggacaatttggagtcgctaattaacctagcatgtttttggaatgtgggaggaaaccggagtacccggagaaaacccacgcgtgcacggggagaacatgcaaactccacacaaatttaaaatttaaaatttaaaatttaaaatttaaaatttaaaatttaaaatttaaaatttaaaatttaaaatttaaaatttaaaatttaaaatttaaaatttaaaatttcattcattttctaccgcttttcctaacaagggttgcgggggtgctggagcctatcccagctgtcttcgggcgagaggcggggtacaccctggactggtcgccagccaatcacagggcaatttaaaatttaaaatttaaaatttaaaatttaaaatttaaaatttaaaatttaaaatttaaaatttaaaatttaaaatttaaaatttaaaatttaaaatttaaaatttaaaatttaaaatttaaaatttaaaatttaaaatttaaaattgatggccgagggtggaattgaaccctggtctcctagctgggttcaaagttaatgaatgaaatattttcagtattaacacatagaaaacctgtttatgactttctaaatatgtttttttaatgtaatttttttttaattgttaagtCTAATACCACCTCTGTATTTGAGTCCCTTCATAACAGAAAAAATAAGCAGCactgtgatatatatatatatatatatatatatatatatatatatatattttttttttttttttatgatatcaAAACATAATGGCAGCATTATTCATAATGATGCCCAGCACTTGAAAACAGTCATTTTCACTTCAAGGCCTGATGAGTATTTGCGACCTCCGCCGCTGCACATGTAAAGTAAATACAATCTGATAAATGCGTAATGCGTGTTGATGTTGCTCCTCCATGCAATGTGAATGATGCATTGTTGTCTTCAGAATAAAACATCAATCAATGCCGTCATGTCTCTAATGTCAACCCCCTTGACACTGGAACCTGAGTACATAGTGGTGAAATCGCGGTCCATTCAGCAATTATTCACAGAGTCTTGGACTAATGGAGTTctagctacacacacacacagaaaatgtAGGGAATTTGTGGACCAGAAGTAATGGCCCCAT
The sequence above is drawn from the Doryrhamphus excisus isolate RoL2022-K1 chromosome 13, RoL_Dexc_1.0, whole genome shotgun sequence genome and encodes:
- the pcnx4 gene encoding pecanex-like protein 4 isoform X2 — translated: MVRMGPDVPLLNEYKQEFFWKRFPQTVLGGPRFKLGYCAPPYVYVNQAVLFLTPWLFGGVGTLLCQLQLLQALHAALLSGVLMFGAAAGVQAVALYAGRRSGTVERLGAPNILVDEEEVEFTHCVSTETVRFIAPGKRFGLNVVLHTVLAGVLCGFGTWYVLLGRLTALYGSIGVSLVVFVLSWVTLCIAEYSLVVNTATETATFQAQDTYEITPLTRPLYIFIFIVVDLTDRFSGPVPELQLASQILHVIFLFLPLLWALGILPPLDALFLWGMEQVLVFGLGGSPMSSNLRLLLMFVVSAGVTVCNCFIPSTLGVVLFSTATGFLLSLDLSQVGTLCHGSRTECKDFGLRRRGSPPPPPLSNTFGWNLGCTEVLLYLSLLLAALAEAGLLHHFHASAQSQSLLKGPQAPVSYLLLLLFSLCWVLREIQGAYIFGGLFLNPLYPKGMSSVQTLKQRNRGLFLAAAIRRVLLYLVSPFALIAFLSMDKSLQQLNGVPLCVGFTRAFRVAWQSSEDALLQMVVIIIVRLIAGNNTLPGWDKLGTGVQLLLIGLLMDRLTQFLSKLKFTLTVLVTSWTEKKQRRQSAGTLLALNASLCPLLLAVVTLSALLSAPLLPLFTLPIFLVGFPRPQRSWPGPVGTACPCADSIFYQQMSGSLASALRTAFARGSLGSLAPGSHFLGRFQDRMVWIMILERGYGYCTVNIKGLELQETSCHTVEARRVDEVFEAAFERPERLGLTQGLNLHWANALTPCAALAVRVYSDARNVLSGIIDSHDNLRKLQDDFLKALVWLLLRYCIKKHKGSLWSCSEATGIGGRKSQSSQRAQTTCNQLPDAIVVESKVSSLRFRQDSSSLTSFGDWSDEDDLFGPQPARRTVALVTAEAQSGHTMLQTGASLPGSVEMDGLFENMALSALQPLQPLGLGVGMPVVDKGHNPEVFKESPGSLRQLNFSCPQSEVFNLPTGWRTAPLLPSRLLQLRPLFPEDWFRFALSQFGPVVQSETSEDMTKALKEDETLKDLHAQVAISCLVSLGAESAFTSPSYIYRLYCGDVPWTEGLEWLSSSKELYQLALRAFRFSFKLLFDQASFGPMESPEEMFSALEEYEKDWYIGLVSEKGWHDSVLQEKPFLFSLGHDLSMGTYTGRVLSLQEQLVHVGRLNGEGVRGQWANLSWELLYATNDDEERYSIQAHPFMLRNLTVQAADPPLGYQATATLVLT
- the pcnx4 gene encoding pecanex-like protein 4 isoform X1, with the protein product MVRMGPDVPLLNEYKQEFFWKRFPQTVLGGPRFKLGYCAPPYVYVNQAVLFLTPWLFGGVGTLLCQLQLLQALHAALLSGVLMFGAAAGVQAVALYAGRRSGTVERLGAPNILVDEEEVEFTHCVSTETVRFIAPGKRFGLNVVLHTVLAGVLCGFGTWYVLLGRLTALYGSIGVSLVVFVLSWVTLCIAEYSLVVNTATETATFQAQDTYEITPLTRPLYIFIFIVVDLTDRFSGPVPELQLASQILHVIFLFLPLLWALGILPPLDALFLWGMEQVLVFGLGGSPMSSNLRLLLMFVVSAGVTVCNCFIPSTLGVVLFSTATGFLLSLDLSQVGTLCHGSRTECKDFGLRRRGSPPPPPLSNTFGWNLGCTEVLLYLSLLLAALAEAGLLHHFHASAQSQSLLKGPQAPVSYLLLLLFSLCWVLREIQGAYIFGGLFLNPLYPKGMSSVQTLKQRNRGLFLAAAIRRVLLYLVSPFALIAFLSMDKSLQQLNGVPLCVGFTRAFRVAWQSSEDALLQMVVIIIVRLIAGNNTLPGWDKLGTGVQLLLIGLLMDRLTQFLSKLKFTLTVLVTSWTEKKQRRQSAGTLLALNASLCPLLLAVVTLSALLSAPLLPLFTLPIFLVGFPRPQRSWPGPVGTACPCADSIFYQQMSGSLASALRTAFARGSLGSLAPGSHFLGRFQDRMVWIMILERGYGYCTVNIKGLELQETSCHTVEARRVDEVFEAAFERPERLGLTQGLNLHWANALTPCAALAVRVYSDARNVLSGIIDSHDNLRKLQDDFLKALVWLLLRYCIKKHKGSLWSCSEATGIGGRKSQSSQRAQTTCNQLPDAIVVESKVSSLRFRQDSSSLTSFGDWSDEDDLFGPQPARRTVALVTAEAQSGHTMLQTGASLPGSVEMDGLFENMALSALQPLQPLGLGVGMPVVDKGHNPEVFKESPGSLRQLNFSCPQSEVFNLPTGWRTAPLLPSRLLQLRPLFPEDWFRFALSQFGPVVQSETSEDMTKALKEDETLKDLHAQVAISCLVSLGAESAFTSPSYIYRLYCGDVPWTEGLEWLSSSKELYQLALRAFRFSFKLLFDQASFGPMESPEEMFSALEEYEKDWYIGLVSEKGWHDSVLQEKPFLFSLGHDLSMGTYTGRVLSLQEQLVHVGRLNGEGVRGQWANLSWELLYATNDDEERYSIQAHPFMLRNLTVQAADPPLGYPIYSSAPLHFPCL